The Gossypium hirsutum isolate 1008001.06 chromosome A13, Gossypium_hirsutum_v2.1, whole genome shotgun sequence nucleotide sequence AGGCTACTGTATACTATTTAGTAGCTTTATTTATGAAATCTCTGAGGGTCCATATCTTTGTATGTTAGTGGTTCATTGATGGTGAAAATGGGCTATAAATGTACAGATTTTGATGGCGAGTAGCAAGAAGTAGCTATAAATATTTGTTAGATTGGCATTTCAAAGGAGGGTGTCAGGGTCATTGATGTTGGAGCTTGGTCTAATCCAGGTCAAAACTGCGTAGCAATGACCCATGACAGGTGAcaaaaattaatgtgtttaacagTACAGATTCTCCTGTTTGTCTTGAGTAAAAAATTTGTACTATCTAACACTTACGTCCAAGTATTGTAGATTGTCTATAAAAAAAAGTATGGTAAGACTGACTTTCATGTGTCACTTTTGCTCCAAATTTGTAATTTCATTTTTCCTAGTGCTGGTCTTTTTTTCTTGCTTTCATATTTAAAGGCTACTGTATACTATTTAGTACTTGTAGTTCTGAAATTTATGAGGTTTATTGATGGTGAAAAAGGGGTTATAAATGTATAGATTTTGATGGTGAGTTCCAGCAAGAAGTAAGCTGCAAATGTTAGTGAGATTGGGATTTCAAAGTAGGGTGTTAAGGGTTATGGATGTAGAAGCTTGGTCTACTCCACCTATGAAGTAAATAGATTCTAGGTTAGGCACATAAATGGTTAAAACTACTTAGCAATGATTCATGACAAGTGAcaaaaattaatatgtttaaaagaACAGGTTCTTCTGttaatcattttctttttaaacacaAACACAATCATATGACTGAAGAAACAGAAAAGAAGTTTCTGTAATTGAAACTAGGACAGGTTTTTGGTAGTTTTTTGATGATGTTATTtgccttcttttcttctttttgaaTAGTGAAATATTTTCTTCGTTTTTTTGGTTTTAAGCCAGTTTTGTTTTAACAAGCCTTTTACTGTGACATTGTCCTCTTTTTGGTTGAATGTTGCTTTGACTTTGCATTTGAACAATTCCTTTgcacatgcatgcatgtatgtgtCTCTAGTGTGGTTTGTTTTCGGTATGTGTGCATATACCTTTTGCTTGAGTTTGTAGTTTCCGGTTATTGTCCTGACAAAATGGACTACTCAGACTTATGTTTCTTTGGTTTGGTAACTTTGGCATTTTTATCTAGGAAGCTGTTACAGAAGAAACGCACAATGGAATGGCTGAATTAAGCTTGAATTCCCAAGTATATCTGAACTTTGAGAATAAAAGGCAAATTACGAAACCAATTTCTAGTATTTTAGGAAGAATTCGGGGATCCTTTGGAACTATCTATTTCTAGCATATTGTAACTTTGTAATCTTCGTATTTATTTCTTTCTACTGTTTCTTTGAATAAATTGGCAGGTTTTACATATCGATTCTTTAACCCCTTTTAAGTAATTGGAATATGATTAGCATATTGTGTTCAGAACAGGTGAAAGTTCTTGCTCTGACAGATCATGATACAATGTCTGGAATCACCGAAGCTGTAGAAGCTGCTCGCAGATTCGGTATCAAGATAATCCCTGGTGTTGAGATCAGCACCATATTCTCTCCAAGGTTCTTGTTTGGTTAATACAATTATCATcgtaaatggaaaaaaaaaattattgtagaaTCAGTCGTAGAAGTGCCTCGCATATTGTTTGGTTGTTTTCTGTGTATTTCTGCACCTCTTATGTTTCATTTATTGATTCAAAAGCAGAAATCCTGAAATGGAGGAACCAGTGCACATCCTTGCATATTACAGCGGCTGTGGGCCCATGAGGTATGAGGAGCTGGATAAATTATTGGCTAACATAAGGGAGGGACGTTATGTACGTGCTAAGGACATTGTTTTGAAACTCAATAAACTCAAGCTACCTCTTAAGTGGGAGCATGTTACAAAGATTGCAGGCAAGGGAGTGGCTCCCGGGAGATTGCATGTGGCTCGAGCTATGGTTGAAGCAGGTTATGTGGAGAATCTAAAGCAAGCTTTTgcaagatatttatatgatggaGGACCTGCTTATTCCACGTAATCTTTTCTTTGTATCTTTTCCCGCTGAACATGTTCAATGCATATTTCTTCGCGTTTGGTGATGATTTATGAAGAATTTGTTTTGGTCCTTGTTACAGAGGAAGTGAGCCTCTTGCAGAAGAAGCAGTGCAGCTGATATGTGAAACTGGGGGTTTAGCAGTCCTCGCTCATCCTTGGGCACTAAAAAATCCGATTCCTATCATAAGACGGTTAAAAGATGCAGGCCTTCACGGAATGGAGGTTTATAGAAGTAATGGAAGACGGGCAGGTATTAGATTTGTTGTCTTAATATCCTTCTTTAACATCAGCAAGTTTTCATTTAcgaacttggacaaaaaaaaaaaaatagagtaatGCTCATGGTAATGCTCCATTATTTTCATACAGTTGCACAATTAGATTCTACCCCTGCATAATTGCATATTTGCTTTAGACAAAGATGATCCAAGACTGCTGCTAGTTAAAAGCTTTTTACGTCTTTTGGGTTTACACTTTACAGCATACAATGACTTAGCGGATACGTACAACCTTCTGAAGCTTGGAGGGTCAGATTATCATGGGAGAGATGGCCATGGTGAGTCCGAACTAGGAAGCGTGAACCTTCCAGTGGTGGTTCTGCACGACTTTCTTAAGGTAGCTCGACCTATCTGGTGCAGTGCCATTAAGGACATTCTAGAGGGTTATGCAAAGGAACCCTCTGACACAAACCTCGCCAAGATAGCGAGATTTACAAGGATGGGCAGTTTCAAGGGAACTTCTCCCTCGAGTTGTGGCAAGGACTTGATTGATCGTTGTTTAGCATCGTGGTTGACTGCCGAAGAACGGCAGAACGATGAATTCGAGGCCATTAGGTTGAAGCTTTCCCATGCTACGATCAACCTTAGTGGAGTTCAAGTTCCTATAGAGACCAAATAGTACTTGAttggaggaaaaaaaaaaaaagactaggTACCATTTGCTTCTTGCCATTGTTGCAAAGATAAAGAGCGAGTGGCATATTCTTTTGGTTTTGTTAAAATCCCAACTAAACTAATCACATTTGGTGATTCAACCTGTGTGTATTTTTGGTTTTATTGCCCAAGTATAAACCATGTACCATCTATATCTTGCCTTATTTTTTTTGTTCTAATGCTTTGCTCTCTAGAACCACATTAAtatctctattatttttattttctttaattattaatttttttaaatatatatgtagaaattttaaaaatgaaaaatattcccGTGCCAAAAAAACCTACTATTAACTATTACTACTAGAGATCTTAAGTACGGTGGatattaactaatttacattataaatttttatttatcaaataaatcgAACTTTTGATTTAagtaaattacataatttaacttTAAATCACTTATAATAACAAcgataaattattttaacaaaatagtTGAATCTAGATCGTAAAATAACCTTGTTAAGGTACTAACATCAAGGAGGTTATAGCTATTTGGAAAATCGAAAAAAGCCATACAAGAAAAGggacttgattttttttccttttggggTTTCAagttaaaaaagaagaagtaagAATGAAGGTTTTGTCAAATAATTTCGGTTACTAGAGAAGTCACGACAGTTTAGGGAATATTCAAAAAGAAAGCAAGGAGGTGAAAGAGAGGGAACTTTTCGaagttatttttaagaaaattaaatttcaattacTTAAAAGAATAAactcataattattatttttaagaaatcattATTCAATTGATTATGAGTTTATTCTTAAGTTTAAGTGTTTTCTTTCcactttttaataattaaaattaaaataaaaatagtaaggatcaaattgacaaaaactaTAAAAACTGAGGAGCTAAATCTGTTATTGTACCTAATCTTTTAATAAGTCGAGTAGCAAATCGAAAAGCGGAAAAACCAAGAGAAACTAAATTTGCACAAATCAGTAAGTCCTCAGAATTTAAGTGAATAATAAGCATCTGTTTATTGATatattattaagttttttttttgttttttggttttgCCATTGAAAAGATCATTGCCATTAAATAGTATTAGTAGAGAGAAGTTTCAGACAAAATATGCAATAATTTTAGAAACTGCTTGGTGTTAATAAGAATTAAAACAAGAAAAATCAATTACAAATTACAAGTGCATAGATAAATTATATTCTTTTTAAGACTCTAATATATGGGGCAAACCAGACAATTTCAGCAATGATTTGAAGGACCAATGTCATACACTCTTCGGAATAAAACAGCAGCATGGATGGATCCCTATGAAAGCACCAACTATTTAGCATCCGAACCATTGGAAAAGAAAACTATCGTGTTGAAAGCCAAGAAAAACTATCGTGTCGAAAACCAAGGTTGTGTCGGAATAAATGTGCAGACAAAATTATCTGAATTTTCCGATttccatctttttcttcatccttCTTTGACCATGGTATACGAACGTGTCAATTATCCCTGCGACTGTGAAGATACCTGAATGGGAAGTAACACAATCGCATTAGGACTAGGTTCAGTCATGAATAATTATATTAcaagtcttcatttttttttctaaactaaTCTTACACAATACATATTCGGACATAGTATGATAATATGACCGACCGTCCACAAATATCTGACATTCAAGTAGGAAAATATAGTTAGAGTAATGATAGTACCTCCGATTACAGCACAGATATTGGTGATGAAGTGCAAAAATGAACTATGCTCCTCCTTAAAAGTGACCTGCACAAGGAAAAACGAAATGTGATGTTATACCGTGTTTTTCTAGATGTATTTTAGTTAATATCTTTAGCAAATCAACATTAGATTATGTTTCCCTCTCTTACTTTTCGATGCGTATCTTTAATCACCATTCAAATGTATCAGCTTCTGGACTCTGATCGGGTCCTATGCATGTGAACGGCGAGGAAAGATGTATATGAAAATAACAGAGGGAAACCAAAAACCTTGCAAAAAGGACTACCATGAAGCTTTAAGCAGGCAAAGCACACGAGACTTTCCAATATAAGCAGACTACCATGTTTATTTAAGGTTTTAGGGTTCAAGTGAAGAGAGAAcaacttaaaacaaaacaaacacGAGACAAGACGATAAAATGAAAAGCAACTATGCAGCTTGacttctcatttttctttaagTACTCATGTCTGACAAAATCCGGACAGGGATATCAGGATATCATACCTCCAAGGGCCCTAAAAAATATGGAAAAGCTTGAAAGAATTTGAACATGCTTGTGTAAGATATATCCATACCCGACCCGCACCTCCAAGTCAAAGTAACATAAACAAACAATATGGAGAATAAAAAAAAGATTCTACTGACAGCAGAAATTACCTATATCGTCATGAAACAACACTACAGATACCTTGTTGAACATGAAAGGAACCTACCTTGATCGGAGAAAAGTCATAGTAGAAGAAAACTCCAGGTTGAGAATTAGGGCTAATGTACTCCAAATCCTTGAAATGCTCCGTCACGGAATACTGTGCAATAGGAATGCAAGCAAATCTCAGAACATGATGctataaatatgataaaaaaaaatgtgaTTCTTAT carries:
- the LOC107893989 gene encoding 5'-3' exoribonuclease, with translation MVGLGDNNNPSCQNNISSKAKDKKKNKKKKRGGSKRKMTAEQTSAFKSVTEWVYLDRHQNPNSSSTAGLSSWVVDDFGVQKSLGRGMEKMVFELHSHSKHSDGFLSPSKLVERAHGNGVKVLALTDHDTMSGITEAVEAARRFGIKIIPGVEISTIFSPRNPEMEEPVHILAYYSGCGPMRYEELDKLLANIREGRYVRAKDIVLKLNKLKLPLKWEHVTKIAGKGVAPGRLHVARAMVEAGYVENLKQAFARYLYDGGPAYSTGSEPLAEEAVQLICETGGLAVLAHPWALKNPIPIIRRLKDAGLHGMEVYRSNGRRAAYNDLADTYNLLKLGGSDYHGRDGHGESELGSVNLPVVVLHDFLKVARPIWCSAIKDILEGYAKEPSDTNLAKIARFTRMGSFKGTSPSSCGKDLIDRCLASWLTAEERQNDEFEAIRLKLSHATINLSGVQVPIETK